A single region of the Vicia villosa cultivar HV-30 ecotype Madison, WI linkage group LG4, Vvil1.0, whole genome shotgun sequence genome encodes:
- the LOC131597375 gene encoding uncharacterized mitochondrial protein AtMg00810-like codes for MQGEFEMSMMGKMNYFLGLQIKQLNDGIFINQSKYCKELLKKFDMDSCKAMSTPMRFGTYVDQDESGVSIDITKYRCMIGSLLNLTASRPEIMFSIYLCARFQENPKESHLMAVIRIMKYLKGTTNVGLWYPKGSVCNLLGYSDAYYAGCKTDRESTSGKCHILGNALVSWSCKKKT; via the coding sequence ATGCAAGGAGAAtttgagatgtctatgatgggtaAGATGAATTATTTTCTTGGATTACAAATCAAGCAATTAAATGATGGCATCTTCATCAACCAATCTAAGTATTGCAAAGAATTGTTGAAGAAATTTGATATGGATAGTTGTAAAGCAATGTCTACGCCAATGAGATTCGGAACCTATGTTGATCAAGACGAATCCGGTGTCTCTATTGATATTACCAAATATCGATGTATGATTGGTTCACTTTTgaatttgacggcaagccgtcctgaaaTAATGTTTAGTATTTATttgtgtgctcgctttcaagAAAACCCGAAGGAATCTCATCTCATGGCGGTAATAAGGATTATGAAATATCTGAAGGGAACAACAAACGTCGgattatggtatccaaaaggtagtGTGTGTAATTtacttggttattctgacgcATATTATGCAGGTTGCAAAACTGATCGCGAAAGCACTAgtggaaaatgtcatattttaggAAATGCTTTAGTTTCATGGTCATGCAAGAAAAAAACATGA